A region of the Festucalex cinctus isolate MCC-2025b chromosome 8, RoL_Fcin_1.0, whole genome shotgun sequence genome:
CGTTGCTGCCAACTCCTCGATTTCTGTGTTGAGCCGCCGGATCACCCACTCGACCGCTTCACGACcctagagagagagaaaatgcgGAACGTGAGAGAAAGCCTGCAGAGGTAAGTCAATCATCAAGTAACCCATTTTATTGATTAGTTTGAGTTtgtctgattttgttttttgcagttcCATAGCTCAAAGTGTTTTAGGTTCATTGAAGGCTCAAAACTGTCCATAAGTGGACAGTGCAAGTGTAAATGCTTGTTTGTGTTGTGTCATCAAACAATAGTCAGTATGAACATCACATGTCGTCGATCTCTTACCTTTCCAGCATTGGTTGAGATGGCGCTTGCGAGAATGCCCTCCAGATAGCTGCTTAGACTTACTCCTTTTACAGAGATGATAGCTTCTTGTGTCAAGATTGTTCTACgatgaagattaaaaaaaaaaaaaaaaaaagttataaattgtaatttttctatgttggatCAGTGTATCTCTATGAACTTACTTTCTAGAATCCTCTGGGTGGGGTTTATACGTTAACTTCTCATCTACCGACACCAAGTTGGTGAAAGTAATCTGCGGAGTGGGGAGAGATCACAAAGTTGTCAGACGACTCTCAAAATAGGACAGAACAAAAGGTCATTAGAACACCACGTTACAATCATTAAAAAGTGCCTCGACAAGGCGTGTCAACAACTGCCAACATCTGTATTTGTAAAggcagttaaaaacaaaatcagatCATTCTCATTGCTAGGCAAACAACCTAAACTATTAAATACTCACATTTGTAGACTGAAGTTCCAAACTCTTTTCTTGCGGGTCCACAATGGAGTGCTCTTGAATGTACGTGCATGTTCGCGTGTTGCCAATAATCTGAGAACAAATGAAAAGACAGAGTTCTGAATAGGCGAGTCGAGATTCAAACTCAGACCTCTTGACTGTGAAGCAGAACTTCCAACCATTAGAAAAATTGGTAATAAGGAGCATcaaagggaaaacaaaaacaaaaacaaaaacacttagcGCACAAAGGTTCCCCACCAAATACTAAAAGATGAACGGTTAAGAACGTCAAACAGTTTACACATTTCGTTTGCTGGCACAGTGTGCATCATTGACTGAAAGAAGGATATTAATAGACGTGATCGCAGACGGTGAGTACATCCTGTTGGGCAGTGTGTGTTCGGACCGCAAAGCCGCGCAACACAGTAGCTAGCTTTAGCTAGTTGTCCTTACAGAGGTCACGGGGGAGGGGGGGTTCTGCGACACAGGAGTACCAACGAATTTAGCATTCCCGTGAGCCCTCGTTTTAACTCATAATGTTACATCACATGCAGTCACGGCTTGTAGCATAAATTACCATGCATCAGTCAGTGAGCCGCACCAACTCTTCAGTCCAAAGACAGGAGTAGCATTTAGGAGTACGTTGGTTTTAGATACTCACAGACTTGACGATGGAGGGAAGACCCCACTCAGTGCtgagaagccttttgctgtGAAGGCGCCCCTGCTTGTCGATGGTCCGGTGCAAAACGTCCACCCCGAACACGCTGGGATTCATCGGGTTGGGATATTTTTGCATAGCTGCCTTGGTCACCGTCTCCCAAGGGTGACTGTTGGAGGGAAATAAACAGTCAAGGCCACattcaaaatgaatgaaaatatccACACAAATATTGGTTtacatttgattattttatatttatggaaTGCAATAGAATGGACTATAAGTGTTTTTTATTCAAGTATTTAATGACATTCAATGTTACAAACAGTGCACAACATTACCTAGTTCCACGCAAGTGAAGAAAATACTTGAATTGGGGCCTACGGAGCTAACGGTTGTGGTTTGAGGTCCAATAAATATATTACTATATATAGGGCTGCACgaaattggaaaaacatgcgatatgcgatgtacttgctgaacatagcgatatcgatattattgcgatatttaacatgtacctaaagaaattacatttttattatctaatgaaagaaaaatatttttcatgcggcaaaataagcaaccttaatgtaatcttagttaattaattgtaattatgtcttaataattttcaactattggatggcgatgcacatttaagttagcatctgactggtcaaattcatataaaaagcataaaattccatataaaacttattacatgcgtttgcgatatgcatattgcaagggccaatatcgatattttttcgatatattgtgcagccctaactaTATATACTATATGCATCTGGCCCAACAAACTcaatcatgttaaaaaaaatgtaaagatgtttttttttttttttttttacatttatgatgGAGTAGTTAGTTActaatttaattactttttGGGGGGATGTAACTGGTAACTTCAACTAACTACTTTTCTGGAGTAATTTTCCCAAGATTGTTTGCTACTGCTTTAAAGTGGTTAACCGTTAATTATACGAAGTTGCTAAGTTGGCAACATTGCCTGTG
Encoded here:
- the LOC144024277 gene encoding PRELI domain containing protein 3B-like isoform X2 gives rise to the protein MKIWTSEHIFNHPWETVTKAAMQKYPNPMNPSVFGVDVLHRTIDKQGRLHSKRLLSTEWGLPSIVKSIIGNTRTCTYIQEHSIVDPQEKSLELQSTNITFTNLVSVDEKLTYKPHPEDSRKTILTQEAIISVKGVSLSSYLEGILASAISTNAGKGREAVEWVIRRLNTEIEELAATARGTMRTPMAAAAVTDK
- the LOC144024277 gene encoding PRELI domain containing protein 3B-like isoform X1, whose protein sequence is MSGVPKPFETTCSHPWETVTKAAMQKYPNPMNPSVFGVDVLHRTIDKQGRLHSKRLLSTEWGLPSIVKSIIGNTRTCTYIQEHSIVDPQEKSLELQSTNITFTNLVSVDEKLTYKPHPEDSRKTILTQEAIISVKGVSLSSYLEGILASAISTNAGKGREAVEWVIRRLNTEIEELAATARGTMRTPMAAAAVTDK